Proteins encoded together in one Bombiscardovia nodaiensis window:
- the rsmA gene encoding ribosomal RNA small subunit methyltransferase A gives MTVNTPMDQAGYVGLPADASGIESAQASSTSDQAGHLLGAADIRRLADQAGVSPTKKLGQNFVIDPGTVRHIVRLAALLPQAQVLEVGPGLGSLTLGLLEAGAQVTAVEIDPRLAALLPSTVAAYMPQSVQRFSIVQQDALTVSPQTNPQLAQAPSLTLVSNLPYNVATPILLNLLERFNNLQSALVMVQKEVADRLVAEPGSKIYGIPSAKLAWYGSAKRVGRVGRNVFWPAPNVDSALVSFQRAPQDAAGNLHGSAAARDRTFQLIDAAFAQRRKTLRSALSDLVEPPAFAAAGIDPQRRGETLSIAEFARLAAL, from the coding sequence ATGACAGTGAATACACCCATGGATCAGGCTGGTTATGTAGGACTCCCAGCAGACGCATCAGGCATTGAGTCCGCTCAAGCCAGCAGCACCAGCGACCAAGCCGGGCACCTGCTCGGGGCGGCAGATATTCGCCGCTTAGCAGACCAAGCCGGAGTCAGCCCCACCAAAAAGCTGGGCCAGAATTTCGTAATTGACCCCGGCACCGTGCGCCACATCGTCCGCCTGGCTGCCCTCCTGCCTCAAGCCCAGGTGCTCGAAGTGGGCCCTGGCCTAGGCTCGCTCACCCTAGGGCTGTTGGAGGCTGGCGCGCAGGTGACCGCTGTGGAGATTGACCCCCGCCTAGCTGCCCTCCTGCCTTCGACTGTGGCAGCCTATATGCCTCAGTCAGTGCAACGTTTTAGCATAGTCCAGCAAGACGCGCTCACTGTGAGCCCGCAGACCAACCCGCAGCTGGCCCAAGCGCCCAGCTTGACGCTGGTGTCCAACCTGCCTTACAACGTAGCTACCCCAATTTTGCTGAACCTGCTAGAGCGCTTCAACAACCTCCAAAGCGCTCTGGTAATGGTGCAAAAAGAGGTGGCAGACCGCCTGGTGGCCGAGCCCGGCTCCAAAATTTACGGGATTCCTTCGGCCAAGTTGGCCTGGTACGGATCCGCCAAGCGAGTCGGACGGGTTGGACGCAACGTGTTCTGGCCGGCACCAAATGTGGATTCGGCCCTGGTCAGTTTCCAGCGAGCGCCACAAGACGCGGCTGGAAACCTCCACGGGTCCGCCGCTGCCCGAGATCGCACCTTCCAGCTGATAGATGCCGCTTTCGCCCAGCGCCGCAAGACCTTGCGCTCGGCTCTTAGCGACCTAGTGGAGCCGCCCGCATTCGCCGCTGCGGGCATCGATCCACAGCGCCGGGGCGAGACGCTCAGCATTGCAGAATTCGCCCGGCTGGCCGCGCTCTGA
- the pcnA gene encoding CCA tRNA nucleotidyltransferase, whose product MVGGPVRDLLLHRPSHDLDFCTSARPEEFEPILHKWGQGFWDMGRKFGTLGAMRRRPDGTEVKVEVTTYRSDKYVPDSRKPEVNYGSNLEGDLSRRDFTVNAMALRVPQLEFVDPFGGASDLAKQVLRTPVDPRQSFDDDPLRMMRAVRFVAQLGFRIAPETAEALSDMTERITIVSAERVRDELTKLLLSEHPHEGVEALVDSGLADYVLPEVPALQLEIDEHHRHKDVYQHSLMVLDRAVALETGPDGPVPAPDLTLRLAALLHDIGKPATRRFEQGGKVSFHHHDVVGAKMARKRLKALRFDRHMIEDVCDLIAMHLRFHGYVDERWSDAAVRRYARETGPLFERLNRLTRADATTRNQRKSQIFESAMDELEERVRQLKLKENLDAIRPDLNGQQIMEILGVRPGPMVGKAYQHMLNFRLDYGPVDQEQAEAELKAWWAEQKGGE is encoded by the coding sequence TTGGTGGGCGGACCAGTGCGAGACCTCCTGCTCCACCGACCCTCGCACGACTTGGATTTTTGCACGTCTGCCCGTCCCGAAGAATTCGAACCCATCCTGCACAAGTGGGGGCAGGGCTTTTGGGACATGGGCCGCAAGTTCGGCACGCTGGGGGCCATGCGTCGGCGGCCGGATGGCACGGAAGTCAAGGTGGAAGTCACCACGTATCGTTCCGACAAGTACGTGCCCGACTCGCGCAAGCCGGAAGTGAACTACGGTTCCAACTTGGAAGGTGACCTCTCCCGACGCGATTTTACGGTCAACGCTATGGCCCTGCGGGTGCCGCAGCTGGAGTTTGTGGACCCCTTTGGCGGGGCGAGCGACTTAGCCAAGCAAGTGCTGCGCACGCCCGTAGACCCGCGGCAATCCTTTGACGACGACCCCCTGCGCATGATGCGGGCCGTGCGGTTTGTGGCTCAACTGGGCTTTAGGATTGCACCTGAAACCGCAGAAGCCCTGAGCGATATGACCGAGCGCATCACCATTGTCTCGGCTGAGCGTGTGCGCGACGAGTTGACCAAGTTGCTCCTGAGCGAGCACCCGCACGAGGGCGTGGAAGCTCTGGTGGACTCTGGTTTGGCTGACTACGTGCTGCCCGAGGTGCCGGCCTTGCAGCTGGAGATTGACGAGCACCACCGCCACAAGGATGTCTACCAGCACTCGCTCATGGTCTTGGACCGCGCTGTAGCCCTGGAGACGGGGCCCGACGGCCCTGTGCCTGCCCCAGACCTGACCTTGCGTCTGGCGGCTCTCCTGCACGACATCGGCAAACCTGCTACCCGCCGGTTCGAGCAGGGCGGGAAGGTGAGCTTCCACCACCATGATGTAGTCGGTGCCAAAATGGCCCGTAAGCGCCTCAAGGCTCTGCGTTTCGACCGGCACATGATTGAGGACGTGTGCGATCTCATTGCCATGCACCTGCGCTTCCACGGGTATGTGGACGAGCGCTGGTCGGATGCCGCGGTCCGCCGCTATGCCAGGGAGACTGGCCCGCTCTTTGAACGGCTCAACCGCCTGACCCGGGCCGATGCCACCACGCGCAACCAGCGCAAGTCGCAAATTTTCGAGTCTGCGATGGACGAGTTGGAAGAGCGGGTGCGCCAGCTCAAGCTCAAGGAAAATTTGGACGCTATTCGCCCAGACCTCAATGGCCAGCAGATTATGGAAATTCTGGGAGTGCGGCCAGGGCCCATGGTGGGCAAGGCTTACCAGCACATGCTGAACTTCCGCCTTGACTACGGGCCGGTCGACCAGGAGCAGGCTGAGGCCGAACTCAAGGCTTGGTGGGCGGAGCAAAAGGGCGGCGAGTAG